TCATCCTCGGCGGCCGCCAGCTGCCGCTGCATCTCATCCAGCTGTGTGATATACTCGTCACACCTGTGGGTACCGAAAGCATGACTGAGGGGCAGGCAGAGCCTGAACAAGGGAGGGCTGCGCAGCCCTCTGAAAGCCCTGCATCAGAGCCATCCCTCAGTGTGGCCTCTGGGCTGGGGGAGAATCATTCTGGCTTCTTTTAGCACAGGCTTTGCTCGGACAAGTCCCTGGTAAGAGTGAAAGAGAGGCTTGGGCCCCGGCAGGGCAGCCCTATGACATTGGTTTGAGTTTTACGGTTCTGGGGAGGAGGGGCTGCTTTGCTCATTCAGCTGCACGCAGCTCTTACAAAGAGCCTATGCCCCTTAGTAACTGGGCTTCTTCCAGGAGGAGGGGCTCTCCCCACTTCAAGGCCTTGAGGTGGCCTGGGGCATCAAGACATGGAGAAGCCATGGCTTCTAGGGTGTGGATGTAAACCTAAGCAGGACTGGGCTTGTTCCCAAGGTTGATGTTTTGTCATTCTGTGCTGAGCACTGAGTGGAGCCAAGGAACCACGTGTGTGGACACATCAACAGCCTCATCCCAAAACCCAGGTGCAGAGCTGTGGGAGGGTGTGGTCTGTCCCTGGACACCCTTCTTCCACATGTCCCATATGGGTGGGGCTTGGtagggacacagagacacagggcaGGTTAAGCCTGGGGGGTCCCAGGGCAGTGGAGCTATTCAGGTACTGAGTGCAACCCCACCCTGCCCACATGTGCCCCACTCTGCCTGTCCCCACCCGCCAGGAGCTGGCCCTTGGATAGCACCCTCTCCAAGGACTCTGCTGCCCACTATTTTGAGGACACACATTGAGCTGTGATCCTTGCAGTTTCAAAATCTTGGCTCCATCTGAAAAGTTAAGTTttacaataaaacaaattttaaaagatagagtTTACATGCCAGATGCTGAGAAACTGTGGAATTTCTTCCCAAGCCCAGGGAAGACAGGACGCTTCCAGAGAAACCCTGGAACTCTTCTTTTCTGTACCCTGCCCTGGCAGGACCTACAGGGATGCTGAGAAACTGGGAGTGCCTGGCACCAGGCTTGAGTGAAGCAGCACCTCTGTGCAGTTCCCACCCTGTCCAGCTCAGAGCCTCAGCTTGCTCACCCATAAAAAGGAAACATCTAGGTTATCTGCTGGGCCCATGGTGGGTCTGGCTGTCTGTCCCCCACGCAGGGCTAGCACCATGGTGCCATCCCAACATGACCCAGCAGGTGGCGCTACCCATCTTTAGAAGGTGAAAGACAGGTATAGGGCACCTGGGAAGATGCTGGAACCAGAACCTGCACCACAGAGGCCCCTAAACACCTAGGGAGGCACGATTCCCAGCCTTGGGGTCTGACTCCCAGCCAGGGAGGGGTGTACACCCACCCCCTGAGGTGGCCTGCGGCATGAAGACATGGAGAGGCCATGGTTTCCAGGGTGTGGATGTAAACCTAAGCAGGACTGGGCTTGTTCCCAAGGTCGATGGTTTGTCAGTCTGTGCTGAGCACTGAGTGGAGCCAAGGAACCACGTGTGTGGACACATCAACAGCCTCATCCCAAAACCAGTGGGCAGAGCTGTAGGAGGTCCTGGGGCAGGTCCTGGTTCCAGCATCTTCCCAGGTGCCCCCTGACAAGGTCCTCTTTCACCTTCCAAAGATAGCACCACCTGCTGGATCATGCTGGGATGGCTCTGTGACAGTAACCCCAGAGCCCATTACTAAGAGCCCCCAACAGAGGACGAAAGAAAGCtggcctcctcccagccccaaggccctctccccaccctccccgaATTGGCAGGGGGGAGGATGGGAGGTGAGTACCCAGTGGACACAATGACAGAGGCACAGGTCTGTGCAGAGGTGGGACCCCAACAGTGGACCCCAGCAGTGACCTGCTCCAGCCAGGAGGCTAACTGGACTTCTAGGAGGGGCTCTCCCCACTTCAAGGCCTTGAGGTGGCCTGGGGCATCAAGACATGGAGAAGCCACGGCTTCTAGGGTGTGGATGTAAACCTAAGCAGGACTGGGCTTATTCCCAAGGTCAATGCTTTGTCAGTCTGTGCTGAGCGCTGAGCGGAGCCAAGAAACCATGTGTGCTGACTCTACAAACCTTAACACACACCTGTGACTTATGGCTAAGTTTTTGGGAGCAAACACCTCATAACAGAAAAGGCCAGGACTCCTCTGTCACCTGGTGGCCTCAAGTAAGTCCCTGTAAATGTTGGATCTAAGGGGTGGAGGCCCAAGCACCCCTAGCAGCCCCTGAAGCTCTGCCACTCTGGCCCATCTACTCTAGgatctgctctcctcagcccTTCTGCCCTCAGTCTCCATATACACAGAGCAGAGACAAGCCTGGGCCTGCTGGGGTTTCATTCACAGCAAAATGGAACCGGCCCCAAAGAACCAGActcctgggggctgggctgggtgcgacaggaacagaaaaaggatCATACACGCTCTGCTATCCCCGGCCACATATGGGCACCTGCCAGGCATGCTCCACGCTCCAGTACCTGTTTGTGTAACCTTGGGGAAAGCTGACGGGCAGCAGCTGGAGGCCCCCAACCCTATGTGGCCCCCATATCGTCTCACTTGTCACCAAGTTGAGCACCAGTGTGCCAGAGATGTGCTAAGTGGCCACGCTTCCCCAGTCTTGTACCATGCTGGCTCCAATGGAGCTGGGCGCAGCCACTGAGTAGGGAAGGCTGCAGGCCTCAGCGTGAggcagtgggaggctgagggtacCAGGGGCAAGCATGGAGGACAGCTGGCCTTGTGGAAGGGGAAGGCCCAACAGCAGCATGGTTACCTGGTGGCAAACATGGCGCGCAGCGAGGAGAAGGTGGCCGCGTCCTCCTTGAGGGCCTTGAGCTCGTTGCGCAGCTTCATCATGGTCTCGGTAACCATGGCCTTCTCATTTTCATACTTGCTCTTCAGGTTGGCAAGGGCCACCTCGGCCGTCTGAGGGACAGACATGTAGGACAGGCAAGTGAAAGGCGTGAATTCAGCCTAGAGGTGCTCTGGGCGCAGGATGGGGAGACCTGGTCTGAAGTGGTGGTGGTGCCTGGGAAGAAAGTTCCTGGGAGGCCCCTCCCTCTGACAAACCCTGGAGACGGACTCCAGCAGCTGTGCCATGGGGAGTCCTACCCACTCATTCTGACTGGCAGAGGACGGACTGCCCCCCAAACCTGCCCAAGGGACCCCTACAAAGCCCCACAATCACTCTCCGAATGTAGCTCTCACACGTTTTCCCTCTAACATCAGGAAGCACGATGAGGCAGTCACAGTGAGTGAATGGCAGCAGCATTTCTCACTGGCTGAGCGGCTTTGCCGAGGAGCCCTTGCTCCCACTGCTCGCTCCACCCTCCCAGGTGAGGGACCTGAGCAGGGGAGGGCCGGTGGCTGAGCTGATAATAGAGCTGGCTCTGCCTGATGGTGACACAAGCCTGGGGGGGCCCCGTGTAGGGGGAGGAAGGAGGCCAAGGGGAAACACCCTTAGGCCAGCAGTGGGTGACAGGTGCCCCTGCCACCTGGCGCCTTACCTGCTTGTTGGCTTTGAGCACGGTGCGCAGTGTGGTGATCTGCTCCCGCTTAGTGCTGAGCAGTGACTTCAGCTTGAGGATCTCCTCCATGAGTGCCTCCTTGTCTTTGTCCACGGCGGGGCCCAGCTCTTGCGAGGCAATGCGCTGGCGTGACAGCTCCGTGGTGCGGTCCACGGCTGCCTGTAGATGCTTGATCTGGTCACGGATGATAGCGATCAGGTTGTAGATATTCATAGGCTCCCGACGTGGGTCACTCAGGGGTGATGGCAGTGAGGAGCCAGGTGAGGGGCTGCTGTCCCCGGTCCCGCTGTCTGCTCGGCCAGTCTCAGGAGCCAGCAGCCCCTTGGGTAAGAGGATGGGTGAGCGGCGGCCACGCCCTTCAGGACTAGTGCGGCCCCCAGGGCTGGTGCCGGCCCCGCCCTGGCCCTCGCGGTAGTAGTCCAGCATGACACGGTTGGGCGTCTCATTgttgcacatgcacacatggtgGTAGAGATTGGCCAGCTCCTCACTAAAGGTCACCAGCTCATCCTGGGCCACACTCAGGCTGCCCTGCGTCTCACCGGCAACGTCGCTCACCTTCTTCAGCTCCTTCTCCAGCCGGGCCAGCAGCTCACGGTCCTGGTGGCTGGCCTTCTCTAGCAGGGAGACCTTCTCCGTGAGCGCCTGGCCCTCAGCCTCGTAGCGGCCCTTCTCCTCAGCATGCTGGGCCTCACGAGCCTCATGTGTGCTGCGCAGTGCCTTGAGCTGCTCGCGGAGCTCGCCAGCCTCAGCCACAGCCACATGGTACTTGCAGGCCAGGATCTCGGGCCCATTGATGTCCACCTCGTAGTAGTCGCCGTCCTCATGACTATCACGGTCCTTCTCATTGTCCAGGGCCGTCTGCCGCTCCTTGCCAGCCTGCAGGCGCCGCAGGGCACTCAGATTCTCTGTGAGGCGGGTCACCTTCTCCTGCTGCTCTGACAGGGATCCCCGCGTGTGCTCCAACTGTTTCTGCGTGTCCTGCAGCGTCGCCAGCAGGCCCGCCTTTTCCCGCTCCATCTGCAAAGGCACAGGCAGCATGACACAATGTCAGTGGCTGTGGACCCCGAGAGCTTAGAGGACCCCCCAGGATAGCCCAGTGACATCCCACCCCATGTCAGGGCAGGCTATGAGCCCCAGGTTCCTTGGCCATGCTGTCAGTGAGgtggacagagacacacagggtgAAGAAAGGATGGTATTCACACTGGGCTCGCAGAACACTGCCCACCAGTAATGGTGGTCACCCTCAATGCAGGCTCTTTCCCCACCAGTGCTGCAGGTGAGTCAGGCTCAGAAAGTGGAGCTCGCGGCTGGCTGGGTGGGTAGCAGGGAATATTAGTGCCCTCGCCCTCTGCTTCGGAAGACAGGACTCGGCTGCCTTGGATAAACAGGGATCCATGTCCCAGGAGATGAGCCCATGCATGACCCTGGCGGGCCTCTCTGACTCCTGGCATGGGTACGGGGATCACATGTGGGGCCAGTGTCTCATCACTTCACCCTGGTACCACATAGGTAACAGGGAAACAACGTGGATGCCGCGGTGCCAGGAAACCACTTCTCTGGGACTCCACGTGTGCTCCTCGAGTTCCATTTACAGTAATGATGCAGGAGTGAAAATCAGcgtaaggaaaagagaaagctaaCATCAGCAGACTGTCAGGTAAGCACTGCTCAGGGAGCCCTACAGAGCTAGAGTGGGGACAGCATGCCAAAAGCCCCACTGCCTGCTCACCTGCATCAGCTGCTGCTTCAGCTTCTGGATCTCGGAGATGTTGAGCTCGCTGAGCAGGTCGGAGACGAGGCTGGGGGAGGGCGGTGCCAGGCCCTCCTTCTTGGGTGTGGAGGTCTTGTTGTCCAGGGGCAGTTTGGCCAGGCTGCCGTGCTCAAAGCCGTTGACCAGGGCCTCGGCATCATTGTTGGGCTCAGCAGCGTCGTCACTGAACTTGAGGCCGTCCAGCGAGACATGCAGGTGGCTGGTGTAGAAGGAGTCATTGATGCTCATGTAGTGTGACAGCTCCTTGCGCAGACTGTTCTTCTGCTCGCGCTCCGTCTTCAGCGTCTCCAGCGCCTCCTCCAGCTGCCGCTCCGAGATCTCCTTGAGGCGGATGGCATCCTCCAGCTGGCTGTTGAGGTACTCAGTCTCCTCCTCCAGACGCTTGATCTCATGCTTGAGGCCCTCAAACTCCACCTGGGAAGAAAAGTCAACACTCTTATGTCAAGGCAACATGGAAGCTCCTTTTAGGCCccacaaatgaagaaaacacaacCAGCAAACCAACTCCTGCCACCATGACACAAGGTGAAGCACCAGGTGAAGTGCCATCCTGGGAAGGGAGGCAGCCTGTCCAGGCCAAGGCCACTTGCTCTGCTCAGAGATGTGGATACTAAGAGGGTTTTGCAGCATTAGATGCAAATGCACAGAAACGCTCAGCCTAGCCCACCTACCACTGGGACCAGCAGACATGGGGAAGGGAACACAAATGTTGGAGGTGGCCCCAAGCCTGGACTATACGTGTGGAGATGCACCAACAACACACCTCCACCCATAGAAAGCTGCCAACCTTCTATTAGGTCATTCACAAATATTACCATGTGCATGCtgatttaaaattctataaaGTTACTTAATTAACATTAACAGTTAACCAAATATCTTAAGatacataaaaaatacatttcaatgtGTCCAATGATCATGACTTTTAGCCATATTTCAAAATGAAGGAACAGAAACTTCCCCAAAGGCAGAACATCTCAGCCGCTAAACCTACACACGCACATGGCACCCAGACCCGGAGGAGCTCGAAGGTAGATGGGAAAAGCTACATCAAAGTCTTGTCTGCATGAAATTGTATTCAcaggcagaaaaggaaaacacagatgGCAACTGATAACTGATGTGGAGGCTCAGAGTTTGTGggcaatttaaaaaactatttcttatttttctgtaatatttggCCAAAAAGTAAGAAACAAACCAGTAACAGGAAGTTGTGAGCACATCTCTGTGGGTCTTGGGTCAGAAGGGACACCCATTACCACATCCAAGGTGTGCTCACAGAAGGAAGGCATGCACCCTCCAATCTCAGCACCATGGGGAGGTAAGGAATCCCAGAGAGGAAGGGAGTCAGACTCCACTGAGTACCAACCCTGAGGACAGGGTCacctcaagcctcagtttcccttttcctaaggctactgtgtgctgggctctGCGGTTAGCAGCACCAATGACCAAATGGTGCTTACGATGTAAACAATGGCTAAGACTGTTAATGTGCACAAGCTGTCACAGAGGGACCAGTCTGGGAGCTCTGCATAAACACATGAGCTTCCTCCTCTGGGCATAAATACCACGTTCCCTTGACAGTGAGACACAGAGGATTTTGGTGGTAGAGGAtttgaggaaagaaaggaaaatatccaTGGCATTTTGGGGGAAGGTTTGGGGTTTCCTGAGAGAAAAGATTTCCATTCCCCACCATGCAGGAGTGTGGTTCTTGGAGAGAGAGGTAGGTTCAGGCCCTGAGTGGCAGCAGAGTCCACGATAATTTAGTCACACCACAGAGAGAAGGGACCCTCCACATTTATCTCTGGCACAGGCAGACCCTGCTCTTCCCTGTCAGGGAGGGGTCCCCCTGAGACCCCATCAGAGACAGATGGTTTCCTGTTCATCCCTGTCACAGACAGAGAGGACCTTCCTCATCCCCATCACAGGCAGAGGCATAGGGATATTGTAGGCCTCATGGTCAGCACTTTATGGGGGAAAGAGTCTGAACGTCTAGTTTGGGGTTTTCTGATATAACCTCTTCACCACCtctcagatttttgttttcattttgttggctGGGACACCTCAGCTTGGCCAATGTCAGCAAACAGTGTAGCCAGAGTTTCATCTTTTGGAGGGTCTGGGCCCCTTTGAGTGTTATCCCCTGCCTCCACAGTAGTAAAGCTGGCCCTGGGCCTCGGGTGTGTGGAATGAGACAGGAACTCCTTCTGAACAGGGAGAGGGGCTGAGCAAGAGGGCCTTAAGGCCCAGTTAACCCACGTGTCACCCCCACCCCATAGACCCAAGACTTGCCTGGTTCTGTCTGAGCACAGAAACTTGCTTCTGCAGGCTGATgttctcctcctccagctccgAGTAGTCCTGCAGCAGGCGAGCTTCCCGGAATTTGTACTCCTTGATGTCATCCCGCAGGCGGCCACGCTGGATCTCCACATTCTGGTTGATCTGCAGGGGGAAAGGGAAAGGCAGGTGTGAGCAGCCTCCACAGGGCACGAGGAGGACTCAGTGCAGCCAGGCATGGCCCAGCCACAGAGCCAGAACTCAAGAGCCCAGGCCTGCAGGTGCCAGTGTGGCTGCCTGGAGAGGAGAAGGAGCCCAGAGCAGTGTGCCCGAGTGCACGGCAAACTGCAGAGGTTTCAGAGTAAAATCCCCTCAGCTCTTCTCAGCTTGGAACCCCTGACAAGTGACTCTGCGTGCTCCaaaccttggtttcttcatcttcaaattAAAAGTTCCTGCCTTCTATTAGTGGACATTTAAACAGTAGTGGGCAGGTGGGCATGTGAATGGTATAGTGCTGTGGCAAACAGCCTGCAGATGCTGAAACTGTTAAACACAATGTCTACCCCAGAGAAATGTACACATGCCTACACAGAAACCAGTCCACGGATGTTCACAGCAGCAGCGCTCACAAAAGCCAGAAGGTGGAAGCAGCTGAGTGTCCATCGACTgaggaataaataaacaaaatgtggtctctcCACACAATGGAATGCTGTACAGCCACAATAAGTAAGGAtgtactgacacatgctacaacatgagtGACCCATGAAAACATTCTCCTGAGTCAAAGAAGGTCTGTCACGGGAGGCCATGCATTGTATGACTCCATTTCCATGAAATGTCCAGAGCAGgtaaattcacagagacagaaagtaggttagtgGCTGTTAGGAGCTGGAGCGGAGATGGGGAGTGATtgaaatgggttttctttttggagCGATGAACTGTTCTAAAATTGTGGACTGGTGCACATATATGTGATGATAATAAACACTGAGTTGTATACCTTATGTGGGTGAACTGTATGACATGTgaattatctcaataaagctgttaaatatTAGTTCGGGCTCTAAGTTGCCCATAAGGAGCCAAGCGGTGTCATGGGAGAGGCCAgtgcagggctggggagaagaGGATGCAATCAAGACAGAATTCCTAACTTGCTGCCATGTGCCAGGGACCTGGGCCCCTCAGCCGCAGGTTCCCTAGCAACATTCAGGGATGTTTCTTCTTTGTGGTGGGAGCCGGCCTGTATATCATACAATGTTTAGCAGCTCCCTGACCTCTGGCGATCAGACACAGCCGCTTTCTCCATTGTGACAACTACAAAAtctctccagacactgccaataTGACCCTGTGGCAAAATCATCCCCTTGACAAACTCACTATCCCCCCACCCCACGCACTGTACTCTGCTACCCCAGCTGCCCCACTGAGTATATGCAAAGGCCTGGCTCCCCTATCTGCAAAGGCCTGGCTCCCCAGGCCACCACCACCCCTGCACCAAAGCCCCCTTGGACTCTTGGCCAGAAGCCCTGTCCATTTTGTGGGCCCCATAGCTTTGTCCACCTCTCACACTATCCTAGTGGCTTATGCTAGGGTTTCTCCTGGTCATATTTGTGTGCTCACCTGAATGGAACATGCTTTATAGATAAGATCACAAGATCCCATGCAAGTACACACAAAACAGCCATACtgggttagaaaaataaaacaggacatCTCTcccaaaacaaaggaagaaaggaaggcaacAGAGATGGGAAGAGAGTCAATGATATACAGCAAGTACTACTGACAAATGCTTATTATTTACAATGAAGATTACATTTAAAACCTACAGCAAATGGACACAGACATATAACCCTTTCATTATAAGTGACTCAAGGAACTGACAGAAAGCTGACACCAAAAGAAACAGAGATAACAtacagggaggaagagaaggcctGGTAAAGCCCCGTACCAAAGGAGAAAGCAAGTGAGGTGCATGCTGGGATACGGGGGGAGAAAGCAGCGTCAGCACAGCCACCACCAGGGCCAGGTCCCACAGTGGCTACATGGGGAGtggatggggagtggggaggctcTCCAGCCTCTCTCCTGCTAGTGAGAGTGCAGCACGCCCAAGCATGCTTAGGGGAGCTGCACAAGCCAAGTCACACCCAGGCTCTCTACACGCCAGCTGGGGACCTGGGCACTGCTCTGCCAGAAAGGTTTACCCCTGCTCTTTTCTTACTAACTCACAAGCATGTGGCCTGCAGCAGGGGTGCAAACACATGCCACCTGACTCAACGTAGCCACGCAGCCAGCTCCTCAGGCGGAGTGGAAGCTGAGGAGAAGGTCTGAGTCCCACCAACTCTTCCTAGGCCTGCCAGTCAAAATTAACAAACCTAGAAGGCACTCCAGGCAGCGGAACAGAAGTGCCAGAAGCTTCCATGTGCCCAGGCAGAGAGATAGTGACATGCCCAACTGAAGACTAAAGCAGAGGGCTTGGCTAGATGCCTCATAGCACTAGAGTCCCCCAGAGGCACATATGAGACTTCTGTTCCTTCAGTAGTGCCCATCTGATTCCTCAGGGCCCTTCACCAGCCTGGCTCAGGCAAGATGTACTAGGAGTTCTGTCCTTGCACCACTGCCAAACAGAACACAGAGGCACACCTAGGACAAATGCTGGCCTGGCCATACCATATTGTGGGTGACGATGGCACTGTCTCTGCTGACGCTGCAGGACAAACACTGTGCTTCCATGCCCACACCACTGGGCATAGGCAGCCGGGCTCATCTGGCCTTCCGCCTAGCACCTCCATCCTATACACGCCCAATTGCCAGGGCTCAAACAGGCTGACTGGTCGCCATGGGGTTAAGTTTTCCCTCAAGTAAGCACCTTCTCCCAGTCAGCCTGTCTGATGTCAGCCCAACGGAATACAGGGAACAAGCTCTGCTGTGTGGCCAGGCAGCCCAGATGAAGGAGGTGGGAGCACAGGCCCATAGCTGACCACTAGAATCCCATCTCAGCTCCCCTTCTGTGGGATATCCACACCTCAGATTGCTCATCAGCAACCAGGGTGTGACAACTGCCTGCCTCAAGGAGCCACTGTGTGAGGGGTCAGCTGCCGTCTCTCCTGTTTCCATCAGACAACCCCAACCCCAGGACACCCGCAACTGCCTTGACTGCCTAGGGCAACCCCTTCACTCTACTCCTTCTTGGGGCAAACATGGACAGACCTTGGTGTGTGCATGAGACCTAGCTCTGACTCCAGCCCTCCTGTGACTCTCTGGGCCTCTGATTCCCCCTCTGGGAAATGGAGCCACATCCCCACCAAAGCCCCATCCAGGCCAGTCCTCAGAAGCTCATCTACCTGCCAGGGGCCCCGACAGGAAAgacactctcttttttttttttttgagacggagtttcactcttgttacccaggctggagtgcaatggcgcaatcttggctcaccgcaacctccgcctcctgggttcaggcaatcctcctgcctcagcctcctgagtagctgggattacaggcacgcaccaccatgcccagctaattttttgtatttttagtagagacagggtttcaccatgttgaccaggatggtcttgatctctcgacctcgtgatccacctgcctcagcctcccaaagtgctgggattacaggcttgagacaccgcgcccggccaggaaagaCACTCTCACTAGTAGGAGAGAAGCTGGAGAACTTGCCCACGTGTAGGGCCCACACATACGCAGAAGTTAAAGTCAGGATCTGAGAAGCACCTCAACCCCTCCTAGCCAGGATACCTTAGGTACATGACGGAACCTTGCAAAcctctatttcttcacatccgaCAAGGTACGAGGCAGTCAGAACTGTCCAACATATGGCAAGTATGTTTGTTACTGTAAAGCTTCACAGGTCCTCACAGTGCGCTGGGGTGCAGAGGGGGACAGACGCCTTAACCGGTTGTCACAGGGAAGGAAAATCGGGAAGGGACTGTTGAGGGTAGCAGGGTGGTGGGTCAAAGGATACAATGAAGCCTGTGGTATTGGCAAACATACCCTTTCTGACCCATGGGGTGTGAACCTTGGGCAGTGATTGGAAACAGCCATGCTGGGGGCCATAGTGGagttggcacagtggctcagaccagCAGAACAGCAAGCAGCAGGAGACAAGAGCTGTGAATGGCTGGGACTATTGGTGGTGAGACAAGGTCAGTCTAGAGATGCTCCGCCTCAACGACGTACCCAAGGCAAAGACCTGGGATGGTTCCTATGGCTCTGCAGCAACCTAGGGCAGGGACACAGGCATGAGGGACACAGGAGGCCCAGGGACCAAGGTGGGGACCctcaggagagagagggaaggctGAGGGGTGTGCAGGGAGTGTCAGGATTTCCTCCTGAAACACAAACAGGAACCGCAGAACTCTCTCTTCCCCTGCAAGACCTGCAGCATCTTTAACTTGCTGTGCTCATTTCCAGCCACCAGCCCTACCTGGAGCCAGCAGGGTCACCCAGCCCTCTTTGGCCTCTGCCACCAGAGATAAGCTGCTTGGAAGAGAGAAGGGGCAGAATGTGCTGGGCTGGGGAGACAGCACCTGTATATGCTTTTCAGGAACAGAGGGGCCAGAAAGATGGTAGCTGGGGCAGCCAAGGATACATCTCTCCATTCACACAGGCCCTCCTCCCACCGACCAGAGTGCTCCTTGTGGgaggaaatgaaatcatgtacTGCTGTTCCGGGATCTGAGGATTCCCACCCTGAGTCCAAGCCAAGCTCCTCCCCGGGCTGCCAGGACCTCAGCAATCTCTGACCCCTCATTCCCACTGCTGCGGGCCCTGAGAGCAGCATCCTTCAGTACTGGCAAGCTGAGCCAACAGCAGCAGCCCTGATCGCCACATACTCTCAGGGCCTATGCCCTGCTGACCTCCCCGTAGGATTATCTGCTGCAGAGGGTGGGGTGCCCGTGGCCGTAATGAGGGCCCACAAATGCTCCGACAATGTGGGGTGAAGGAGCTATGGAACATCCTCCACAAGAGGCTTCAGAGACTGCTggtttacagatggggaaactgaggccaggactAAAGATACGGCTTTGCCCAGGCCCCAAGGCTCAGTGAAAGCTAAAGCCAGCATCAGCCTATTCCCAACCAACCCATGCTC
The sequence above is a segment of the Saimiri boliviensis isolate mSaiBol1 chromosome 2, mSaiBol1.pri, whole genome shotgun sequence genome. Coding sequences within it:
- the BICD2 gene encoding protein bicaudal D homolog 2 isoform X1, translated to MSAPSEEEEYARLVMEAQPEWLRAEVKRLSHELAETTREKIQAAEYGLAVLEEKHQLKLQFEELEVDYEAIRSEMEQLKEAFGQAHTNHKKVAADGESREESLIQESASKEQYYVRKVLELQTELKQLRNVLTNTQSENERLASVAQELKEINQNVEIQRGRLRDDIKEYKFREARLLQDYSELEEENISLQKQVSVLRQNQVEFEGLKHEIKRLEEETEYLNSQLEDAIRLKEISERQLEEALETLKTEREQKNSLRKELSHYMSINDSFYTSHLHVSLDGLKFSDDAAEPNNDAEALVNGFEHGSLAKLPLDNKTSTPKKEGLAPPSPSLVSDLLSELNISEIQKLKQQLMQMEREKAGLLATLQDTQKQLEHTRGSLSEQQEKVTRLTENLSALRRLQAGKERQTALDNEKDRDSHEDGDYYEVDINGPEILACKYHVAVAEAGELREQLKALRSTHEAREAQHAEEKGRYEAEGQALTEKVSLLEKASHQDRELLARLEKELKKVSDVAGETQGSLSVAQDELVTFSEELANLYHHVCMCNNETPNRVMLDYYREGQGGAGTSPGGRTSPEGRGRRSPILLPKGLLAPETGRADSGTGDSSPSPGSSLPSPLSDPRREPMNIYNLIAIIRDQIKHLQAAVDRTTELSRQRIASQELGPAVDKDKEALMEEILKLKSLLSTKREQITTLRTVLKANKQTAEVALANLKSKYENEKAMVTETMMKLRNELKALKEDAATFSSLRAMFATRCDEYITQLDEMQRQLAAAEDEKKTLNSLLRMAIQQKLALTQRLELLELDHEQTRRGRAKAAPKAKPATPSVSHTCACASDRAEGTGLANQVFCSEKHSIYCD
- the BICD2 gene encoding protein bicaudal D homolog 2 isoform X2; the protein is MSAPSEEEEYARLVMEAQPEWLRAEVKRLSHELAETTREKIQAAEYGLAVLEEKHQLKLQFEELEVDYEAIRSEMEQLKEAFGQAHTNHKKVAADGESREESLIQESASKEQYYVRKVLELQTELKQLRNVLTNTQSENERLASVAQELKEINQNVEIQRGRLRDDIKEYKFREARLLQDYSELEEENISLQKQVSVLRQNQVEFEGLKHEIKRLEEETEYLNSQLEDAIRLKEISERQLEEALETLKTEREQKNSLRKELSHYMSINDSFYTSHLHVSLDGLKFSDDAAEPNNDAEALVNGFEHGSLAKLPLDNKTSTPKKEGLAPPSPSLVSDLLSELNISEIQKLKQQLMQMEREKAGLLATLQDTQKQLEHTRGSLSEQQEKVTRLTENLSALRRLQAGKERQTALDNEKDRDSHEDGDYYEVDINGPEILACKYHVAVAEAGELREQLKALRSTHEAREAQHAEEKGRYEAEGQALTEKVSLLEKASHQDRELLARLEKELKKVSDVAGETQGSLSVAQDELVTFSEELANLYHHVCMCNNETPNRVMLDYYREGQGGAGTSPGGRTSPEGRGRRSPILLPKGLLAPETGRADSGTGDSSPSPGSSLPSPLSDPRREPMNIYNLIAIIRDQIKHLQAAVDRTTELSRQRIASQELGPAVDKDKEALMEEILKLKSLLSTKREQITTLRTVLKANKQTAEVALANLKSKYENEKAMVTETMMKLRNELKALKEDAATFSSLRAMFATRCDEYITQLDEMQRQLAAAEDEKKTLNSLLRMAIQQKLALTQRLELLELDHEQTRRGRAKAAPKAKPATPSL